The Arcobacter roscoffensis genome segment TTTAGCATATCACCATCACGTAAGTGAAGGTGCATATCTAAAGGCTCATTAATTTCAAAAGTAGTAACACTACTCATTAAATCGCTTCCTCATCTTCTTCACCAGTTCTGATTCTTACAATCTTTTCAATTGGAGAAACAAAGATCTTACCATCACCAATTTTCCCAGTTTTTGCAGCTTCTGTGATAACAGAAATTGTAGAGTCAACATCTTCTTCTGAAACAATCAGTTCTAATTTAATTTTTGGTAAAAAGTCAACAACATATTCAGCACCTCTGTAAAGTTCAGAGTGACCTTGTTGTCTACCATAACCTTTTACATCTGAAACAGTCATACCAGTAATACCTGCTTCTGTTAATGCATCTTTTACATCTTCTAATTTAAACGGTTTAATTACAGCTTCAATTTTTTTCACTATTAATCCTTTTTTAAGTTCGTATATTTTAACAAAATTTTTTTAAATTTAAATTATCTAGCCTTTTTTATGACTATTTAATAATAAAACCAAACAAAACTCTACTCACTTTTCTTATCTAAAATTGTAAGAATTGAGTATATTTTGTTTAAGGTCAAGGCGGATTATAAGTTTTACGTAGGAGCTTACTTCAAGTAAGTGAGTAGTAAAACTTATACTCCAACGCAGAGATTAAGCAAAAGATGCTCAATAACTACAATTTTTAGAAGGCTCTTTTGAATTCTGGATACGCCTCTACCCCACACTCTTCAACATCAAGCCCTTGAACCTCTTCATCTTTGTGAGCTCTTAGAGGTAATACTTTATTGATAATGTATAGAAGTATATATGAAACTACAAAGGCAAAGATTGCTACAACAATTACACCTTTTAATTGTCCCATAAATGTAATATCTTCACCATTTGAAGCAAAGATACCTACAGCTAATGTACCCCAAATACCATTTACTAAGTGAACAGATAAAGCACCTACTGGATCATCAATTCTTAATTTATCAAAGAAAGATACACCAAATACAACTAATGCTCCACCAATTGCACCAATTAAGATTGGAGTATAAATATCATATAAATCTGGACCTGCTGTAATTGCTACCAATCCACCTAAAGCACCATTTAAGATCATTGTTAAGTCAAGTTTACCATATCTGATTTGCATAACGATCGCTACCATAATAGCACCTGCAAGACCTGCTGTATTTGTATTCATTATAGTTAAAGCTACTGCATCTGCACCTTCTTTTGAAGCAATTGAACCAACAGAACCACCATTAAATCCAAACCAACCTATCCATAAAAGAAATGCACCTAATGTTACTAAAGGAATATTTGATGCAGGAATAACTCTAATTCCACCAGTTGGTGTGTATCTTCCTTTTCTTGATCCTATGATTAAAATTGCTGCTAATAAAGCCCATCCACCAGTTGAGTGAATAACAGTTGAACCAGCTAAGTCATACATAGATAAAGCTAAAGCTGTACCTTCAAGTAAGTTTGCTCCCCAAGTAACATTTACAACTAAAGGATAAACAACTGCTGCCATGATAATAGTAAATAATGCTAAGGGAATAACTTTAGCTCTTTCACTAACCCCACCACTCATAATATTTACTACTTTTCCTACAAATGCCATTTGGAATAAAAATGCTGCCCATTTACTCATACCATCAGCTCCAAAATCACCAAAAGCTATTGAGTAACCAACAAGTAAAAATGCTAATGAAGCAATAGCATAAATTAAAGTATTAATAGTTAATACTGCTGTAACGTTTTTTGTTCTAACAATACCTGCTTCAAGCATCGCAAAGCCTGGTACCATGAAAATAATAAGAGTCATTGCAAAGATTGCATATAGCGTGTCAATCACGTAAGATACTTCTACACCCATAAAAGATTCCTTTGTTTGTTTTCTTTTATTATATAGGTATAAAAAATATTTGTATAGAAGGTTTGTGTATAAAAAATATACAATCCAAGAAAAAGTATGTCTCTTGAATTGTATTGTATAGATTCTAATCTTTAGAGATTAGATAGCTTCAGAACCTCTTTCTTCAGTTCTAATTCTAACTACATCATCTAAAGAAGAAACAAAAATCTTACCATCACCAATTTTTCCAGTTTTAGCAGATTCAGTAATTGCACTAATAGCTGCATCAACCATTTCTTCTGATACAACCATCTCTATTTTAATCTTTGGTAAAAAATCTACTACATACTCAGCCCCTCTGTAAAGTTCAGAGTGACCTTGTTGTCTACCGTAACCTTTTACATCACTTACGGTCATACCTGTAATTCCTGCTTCAACTAAAGCATCTTTTACATCTTCTAATTTAAACGGTTTTATAATTACATCAATCTTTTTCATCTATTATACTCCTTAGGCTCTTTTGAACTCTGGATAAGCTTCAAGTCCTGTTTCATGAATGTCAAGACCATTAATCTCAGTTTCTTCATCAACTCTAAGTCCAATTGTAATATCTAATATTTTCCATACAATGAATGAAGCGATGAATACGAATGCACCAATTACAACAATACCTTTGATTTGTGCTAAAATAGTCACATCAGGATTAAAGATACCAACAGCTATTGTTCCCCAGATACCTGCTACTAAGTGAACAGATAAAGCACCAACAGGATCATCAATTCTTAACTTGTCAAAGAACGGAACAGCAAATACAACTAAAGCACCACCAACAATACCTTCAACAAATGCAACTAACATACCTAAATCAGGTCCAGCAGTACAAGATACAAGACCAGCTAAAGCACCATTTAAAACCATAGTTAAATCAACTTTTTTGTAAATAAGTTGAGTTAAAAGTGCAGCAGCAATAGCACCAGCAGCAGCAGCCATATTTGTATCAGCTACAACCATAGCAATTCCATCAATATCAACTTTAGAACCTAATGCTAATTGAGAACCACCATTAAATCCAAACCATCCCATCCATAAAATGAATGTACCTAATGTAGCTAATGTTAAGTTTGAACCAGGAATTGGTCTTACTTGTCCATTTTTACCATATTTACCTTTTCTAGCACCAAGAATTAGTACACCAGCTAATGCAGCCCATCCACCAACAGAGTGAACAATAGTTGAACCAGCGAAGTCAGAGAAACCAGCAATTAAACCACCTAATTCAGTTCCTCCCCATGTCCAATGACCTTGAATAGGGTAAATTAAAGAAGATAACACAACAACAAAGATTAAGAATGGCCATAATTTCATTCTTTCAGCTACTGTTCCTGAGATTACCGATGCAGCAGTTGCAACGAACATTACTTGGAAGAAAAAGTCTGCAAATGCAGGATATGCTGCATCTGGTGCATTTTCACCACTAAACATTGAGATAGAACCAATGAAGGCATTTCCATCACCATACATTGCATTATAACCTACGAAGTAGAACATAATACAAGATATTGAGAATAAACCAATATTTTTAGTTAAAACAGTAACGTTATTTTTTGTTCTTGTTAAACCAGCTTCTAACATGGCAAAACCTGCTGCCATCCACATTACTAGTACTCCTGAAAATACAAACAGGAAACCATCTAATATATACTTTACATCAGTAAAATTTTCCATAAGACTCCTTTGTCAATTTATCTACAGTCATTATAAAATAAACTAACAAAAGTGTAAACACACCACTTGTATATTTAATATACATTTAGACAAATATTTATTCAACAGTATATTTTATACTAATTGACTTCCTTCATTTTGTTTAGTAAATCAAATATATTGTCTAAAATTCCTTCTACAATAATAGATAATGACAATATATTTTTCTCATTTCTTTGTTTAATAGCCTCACCATAGTTAATCAAGCTTTCATCTAGTTTTGTTGTTAAACTTTTAAGCTCCTCAAAATCATTGACCAAGATAAGCCCGTTATCTTTATATTCATCTAAAAAACTATATATATTTTGTCTATGTTCTACATTTATATCAATAGAATTAGACTTATTGTTTATTTGATTTAGTATTGCTTGTTTATATTTTGTATACTCTATTTTCGCACTATTTAATTTCTGGGTAAAACTAAAGTTCTTAATTCTTTTTTCTACTTCTAAATCATATTCATTTAATGAAGCAGCTTTTAGCATATCTTGAGCAACACTACTTGTTTCAAGTGCTACATCCTTTGTTTGAGTAGCCATAGAAGCATTTTCTTGGGTTAACTTATCCAAATTATTCATTGTTTCATTTATTTGAGATAAGTTTATCATCTGCTTTTCGTTTGATTTTGCAACATCATCTATAATCCCTGTATTTTCTTCAATCATTGATGATAATTTTTCAAAACTTGTTTTCATTTGTTCTGAATATTTCTTTCCATCCTCTGATTTAATATTTGCAACTTCTACTAAATTTTTTATTACTTTTGCAGCTTCAGCAGATCTATTTGCAAGATTTCTAACCTCTTGTGCAACAACTGCAAACCCTTTTCCTGCTTCTCCTGCAGTAGCTGCTTCTACGGCTGCATTTAATGAAAGAATATTTGTCTGAAATGCAATTTGATCAATAATGGTTATTGCTTCATTTATTGCTTGTGTTGATTCATTTATTTCATACATTGATTTTTGAGTTACTTCTACTAGTTTTATTCCTTCTAAAGAGTAATTTTTAGTAGAGTTTGCAATATCTAACATATTTGAAGCTTTTGTGGAAGTTGATGTAATACTTTGTGTAATCATAGTAACAGCAGCTGTTGTTTCTTCTAATGAACTTGCTTGATTTATTGATGAATTATGTAGTTTTTTAACCAAATTTAAAAGTTCATTAGATTTATCATCTAGAATATTTCCATTTTTATTAACCATTGCTAAAAATTCAGATATATTCATACCTATCATATTTAAACATCTAAGTTGTGTATTTACAATTGCACCTATATCTGTTTTATCGGCTTTTACTGTAAAATCTCTATTTGCATAATCCAAAGATGTCTTAAAAGAGTTCACTATATTAACCCTTAAACTATCTATCATATTATTAAAATTATCTTTTAACTGATTGATATACTCATTATTAGCTACAGAGTTAATCCTGTATACTAAAAAACCTTTCCCCACCATTTTTGAAACAAACTTTGCCTCATTTATTACTTCATTATCTATTGCTAAACCATCTTTAATTTTTTCAATATTAAAGTTTAAATTTTTTGCCATCCTTCCAAAATCGTCATTGGTATTTATATCAATAACATCCAAATTCTTTTCTGTAGAAGTTAAGTATCTAAAAAACTTTTCTAAGCCTTCATTTATTTTAAATAAAGAGCCTACAATGTATTTGATTATTGCATTTAAAAAAATTAAAGTTATAAAGCTTATTAAAATAAATACTATAGAACCTAATATTAATTCATTTTTTGTTTCTTCTATTTTATTTACAAGTGTTTTATTTAGTTCACTTTTTTCATTTTGGCTCAAAGCAATTAGTAATTGATTCACTTTATTTTCTGCATTTAAATTATTACCATTTTCTAAATATTCATATAGATTATTATACTGATTATATTTTTCTATATTTAAATTAAAAATATATAATGAACTGAGTAGATATCCTAGCATTGGTAAAATTATTAATATTATTAATTTTTTCTTTAATGAACTATTATTAAATATTGTTTTCATTTTCTTTCCTTTTTATCATAATGTCCATACATAATATGTAAGTGTTATTATTCAATGTAAACTTTTTTGCAAAAGTTTTACATAAACTTCCAGTAGCATATGAAATGTATTTTTGACTTAAAAATATACCTTTTTTTGATTCTAAAGTAATATAGTAATACTCTTTTAAATAGTGTTCAAAACCATCTTTTGTAGGTCTAAATCTATCATTTATATTTTTAACTAAGACAGTATCATATATCTGTTTTGAGTTTTTTGCATCTATTAAATAAACTGCTTCTATATTTTCATATTTTGTTACAGCTTTGTGTAAATTATTATATATTTTTTCTAAAGAGTCGAGATTTGAGATTATATTTTCTACCATTTTACTATAGAGAATAATTGCTTCTCTTTTATTATTTATTGTCTTTATATTCTTTTCTTTAAAAATATTTGCGATATATCCAATTTTATTAATAATATTATTTATATCATCTTCTTTTATTTCATTTTTGGGTTTAGAAAAGAAATATCCTTGATACAAGTTTATTGAACTTCTTAATGCATTACATATTGACTCTTCTTTTTCAACACCCTCTGCTAAAACTCGAATACCTAAATTATGACTCATTTTAGAAATGGCTTTTACTATTTCTTTATTAATCTGATTTTCATGATCACAAAATAATGATTTATCAATCTTAATAATGTCAGGTTCAATTATATTAATTCTGTGAAAAGTAGAACTTCCTGTTCCAAAATCATCTAAAGCAATTAGAAAACCTAACTCCTTATATCTTTTACAAAACTTATTTAAAACTTCAATATTTGTAATTTCATCCTCTTTTATCTCTAAAACAAAGTTTTTAAATGGTATTTTTAAATCTATAATGTCTTCTAGAAAACTGTTTATTTTTTCAAAAGACTCCAAATCATTAAGTAATGATGACTCAAAATTTAAAAATAGAATTAAATCATTGTTTTTTTCATAATAACTTGAAAATTTTTTAATTGCATTTCTTCTAGCTAATATATCAAGCTCTAACAATAAATTGTTCTGTTTAGCTAATTTAAATAGTAAGTCTGGTGGTATGTTTTGTTCATTATAAGTACATCTACATAATGCTTCAAATGCAAAAATAGTTTTCGTTCTAACTGATATTATTGGTTGAAAATGAATATTGATTAAATTATTCGCCACTATATTATCTATCATTTTTATACCTTATTTCTTTTATTAAATTTAATAAATATAGCATTAAATAATTATTTGATGTGCAAAATTCTGTATAAACTTTAATCATATGAAAAAAAAATTTGATAAGAAATATTTTTTAGACATTTAAAAAAATTTCTTTTATAAAAATTAAACAGATGTATATAAAATAATCATATTTTTCCATCATATTCATAATAAAACTGTATAATAAAGAAAAAATTATCAGGATTTTAAATGAAAGAGTTTATAGAAACCTACAAACAACATAAAGATGATATAGAGTTTTTTATACAAGAGAGTATTAGAAATCTAGGTCATTTAAGTTCTTTAAAAAAAGATAACTTTAAACAACTATTTTCTCTTTTCCCATCATTAGAATTAGTATATATTACAAATAAAGATACTAAGATTCAAACCTCAGCTAATATATACAAAGATAAAATGGATTTAAGTGCAAAAAATAAAGATAGATCCTCTATTATCACAAAACTTGAATTCAAAGATAACAACATGGCATTTTCAAGACCATATATAAGTAGTGCCACAAGAAATAGTTGTATGACAGTTACAGTTAAAGAGGGAGATGAGATTCTTTTTTTAGATTTTAGAATTGATATCTTACTTGAAAAATTAAATCTACTAGAATTAAATAAACCCTTTCATGCTTTAACAAAAGGCTTTTATATTCTAGCAGGTTTCTCAATGGCAATACTTGCAATTATTACTATTGGGTTTTCACTATTTGACTTTGTGTATTATTTGTTTATAAAAGGTGAGATTTCATTGGAAGTTATGTTTAAACCAATTATTGCTTTAACATTAGGTATTGCAATCTTTGATTTGGCAAAAACAATTTTAGAGCAAGAGGTATTTTTCAAATCCTACTCCAAAAACTCAAAAGTTGAAACAAAACTACTAGTTAAGTTTTTAAGTACAATTATTATTGCTTTATCTATTGAAGCCTTAATTGTAGTATTTAAAATTGCATTAAATGGTTATGATGAGATGATAAATGCCTTTTATCTGATAGCTGGTATTGCACTTATTCTAATCTCTCTTACAATATTTGTATACTTTTCAAATAAAAAAAGTAAGTAACCCTATTTTAAGGGTATACTTACTTTAAATCTAGCACCTTTATACTCTTGATTTTTATACATAAACTCATCATTAAATACTTCAATTTTTCCATGCATATGTTTACAGATTATTTCTTCACACATAAAAAGCCCTATTCCTGTACCTTGTGATTGATGTTTAGTAGTAAAGTATGGTTCAAAAATTCTATCTATAATACTTTCATCAACTCCATCAGCACTGTCTTTAATACTTATTATTAAACTTTCATTTTTTGCATATAAATCTAAAAAGATAAATCTTTGAGTATTACTTTTTTTTCTTATAAGTTCATCCCTTGAGTTATTTAATAAATTTATCATAACTTGTAAAAGTTCATTTTCAAAAATGTGTATTTCAAAATCTTCAATTTGAGTAATAACTTCTATATCTTTATTTTGATAATTACTTTTAACTAAGCTAAATACTTTATCTATAAACTCTTTTGCGTTTACTGTATTTTTATCTTTTGTAGGTGAGAAAAAGTTTCTAAAATCATCTATTGTATTAGATAAATAATTTGCTGATTTCACTATCATATTTAAGGAATCGTTATACTCATTATCACTTAAAATCCCTATTTCTTTTTTCATTTTGATACCAGTTGCTGCTGTAGTTATAACAGATAAAGGCTGTCTCCATTGATGAGCAATATTTCCTATCATTTCACCCATTGCTGCCATTTTACTTTGTTGAAAAAGAATTTTATTTTTTTCATAGTTTTTTGTAACTTCTTCTTCAACTGTTTTTTGCAAAGAACTATTTAAGTTATGAAGTTTGTCTTGGTTTTCATTCAATCGGATATATAGTTTTTTAAGTTCTTTTGAATATAAATAGTGACTTGCGCTATATAAAACTAAACCAAGTAAAAGTATAAAGAAAATCAAATATAAAAAGGCATTATGCTTATACTCTTCTATATATTGTATATCAATCTGATTTAATTTTTTAAAGCTTAAAAAATTTCCTAACTTATTATCATCATAAAAAATAGGTGTGTTAACTATCAGATATTCATCTTTAACTTTATAATCTTTTATTTTTAAGAAATTTTCAATATTATTTGTATCTAAATACTCTAAAACTTTTTTATTTGCAGACAAATTAGCTATGTAGTAATCATCAACAAATATTTTTGTAAAAGCATTTTTTTCTAACTGCTTCGTATATTTTTTATCAACTACTATTATAGGCTCGAATAAATCACTTTTTCTAAGACTTCTTGAAATTGAGTTAAAGTGTGTTATTGACTCAATAACACCTTCAAATTTTCCATCTTTATAAATAGGTACCATTGCCTTAAAAGTCATATCGTATTTACCAACACTTATTGTACTTTTAATCTTAGGTGTTTTGATCATATTTTTTAAATCACTTCTTACTTTTGAAAGATCATCTCCTTTTTTCTTGGACCATGAACGATATAAAGATATTCCATTTTTATTGATTACTTGGAACCAAACATTTTTAAAATCTGTTTCTTTCCGAAGAAGTAAAGATAACTTATTTAAACTATCTTTACTATACTCTTTACTATTTAAGACCTCAGATACTTCTGCATTATTTGCTAAAGTTATTGTAAAAGCTAAGGTTGCGTTTTTCTTTTTTTGGATTAATGAATTTATTTTATCGTTAAGGTTACTACTAATAGCATTATATTTTTTGTGTAAAAGTTTATTTTCTTTTTCTAAGATATAGTTTGTTGTAATACTAAAAGCAAGCACAGAGACTATAAAATAGATT includes the following:
- a CDS encoding P-II family nitrogen regulator, with product MKKIEAVIKPFKLEDVKDALTEAGITGMTVSDVKGYGRQQGHSELYRGAEYVVDFLPKIKLELIVSEEDVDSTISVITEAAKTGKIGDGKIFVSPIEKIVRIRTGEEDEEAI
- a CDS encoding ammonium transporter: MGVEVSYVIDTLYAIFAMTLIIFMVPGFAMLEAGIVRTKNVTAVLTINTLIYAIASLAFLLVGYSIAFGDFGADGMSKWAAFLFQMAFVGKVVNIMSGGVSERAKVIPLALFTIIMAAVVYPLVVNVTWGANLLEGTALALSMYDLAGSTVIHSTGGWALLAAILIIGSRKGRYTPTGGIRVIPASNIPLVTLGAFLLWIGWFGFNGGSVGSIASKEGADAVALTIMNTNTAGLAGAIMVAIVMQIRYGKLDLTMILNGALGGLVAITAGPDLYDIYTPILIGAIGGALVVFGVSFFDKLRIDDPVGALSVHLVNGIWGTLAVGIFASNGEDITFMGQLKGVIVVAIFAFVVSYILLYIINKVLPLRAHKDEEVQGLDVEECGVEAYPEFKRAF
- a CDS encoding P-II family nitrogen regulator — encoded protein: MKKIDVIIKPFKLEDVKDALVEAGITGMTVSDVKGYGRQQGHSELYRGAEYVVDFLPKIKIEMVVSEEMVDAAISAITESAKTGKIGDGKIFVSSLDDVVRIRTEERGSEAI
- a CDS encoding ammonium transporter — its product is MENFTDVKYILDGFLFVFSGVLVMWMAAGFAMLEAGLTRTKNNVTVLTKNIGLFSISCIMFYFVGYNAMYGDGNAFIGSISMFSGENAPDAAYPAFADFFFQVMFVATAASVISGTVAERMKLWPFLIFVVVLSSLIYPIQGHWTWGGTELGGLIAGFSDFAGSTIVHSVGGWAALAGVLILGARKGKYGKNGQVRPIPGSNLTLATLGTFILWMGWFGFNGGSQLALGSKVDIDGIAMVVADTNMAAAAGAIAAALLTQLIYKKVDLTMVLNGALAGLVSCTAGPDLGMLVAFVEGIVGGALVVFAVPFFDKLRIDDPVGALSVHLVAGIWGTIAVGIFNPDVTILAQIKGIVVIGAFVFIASFIVWKILDITIGLRVDEETEINGLDIHETGLEAYPEFKRA
- a CDS encoding sensor domain-containing phosphodiesterase translates to MIDNIVANNLINIHFQPIISVRTKTIFAFEALCRCTYNEQNIPPDLLFKLAKQNNLLLELDILARRNAIKKFSSYYEKNNDLILFLNFESSLLNDLESFEKINSFLEDIIDLKIPFKNFVLEIKEDEITNIEVLNKFCKRYKELGFLIALDDFGTGSSTFHRINIIEPDIIKIDKSLFCDHENQINKEIVKAISKMSHNLGIRVLAEGVEKEESICNALRSSINLYQGYFFSKPKNEIKEDDINNIINKIGYIANIFKEKNIKTINNKREAIILYSKMVENIISNLDSLEKIYNNLHKAVTKYENIEAVYLIDAKNSKQIYDTVLVKNINDRFRPTKDGFEHYLKEYYYITLESKKGIFLSQKYISYATGSLCKTFAKKFTLNNNTYILCMDIMIKRKENENNI
- a CDS encoding ATP-binding protein codes for the protein MKKSSYKIFTIIIYFIVSVLAFSITTNYILEKENKLLHKKYNAISSNLNDKINSLIQKKKNATLAFTITLANNAEVSEVLNSKEYSKDSLNKLSLLLRKETDFKNVWFQVINKNGISLYRSWSKKKGDDLSKVRSDLKNMIKTPKIKSTISVGKYDMTFKAMVPIYKDGKFEGVIESITHFNSISRSLRKSDLFEPIIVVDKKYTKQLEKNAFTKIFVDDYYIANLSANKKVLEYLDTNNIENFLKIKDYKVKDEYLIVNTPIFYDDNKLGNFLSFKKLNQIDIQYIEEYKHNAFLYLIFFILLLGLVLYSASHYLYSKELKKLYIRLNENQDKLHNLNSSLQKTVEEEVTKNYEKNKILFQQSKMAAMGEMIGNIAHQWRQPLSVITTAATGIKMKKEIGILSDNEYNDSLNMIVKSANYLSNTIDDFRNFFSPTKDKNTVNAKEFIDKVFSLVKSNYQNKDIEVITQIEDFEIHIFENELLQVMINLLNNSRDELIRKKSNTQRFIFLDLYAKNESLIISIKDSADGVDESIIDRIFEPYFTTKHQSQGTGIGLFMCEEIICKHMHGKIEVFNDEFMYKNQEYKGARFKVSIPLK